One genomic segment of Komagataella phaffii GS115 chromosome 4, complete sequence includes these proteins:
- a CDS encoding GTP-binding protein of the ras superfamily involved in termination of M-phase → MPDSPRRNQHRRSHSEQQNVPHSQRETNSVAVKIGLIGDAQIGKTSLMVKYVEGCYDENYTQTLGANFMERIINIRNTQITLSIWDLGGEKEFINMLPLVTTDAVVIIFMFDLTRKSTLNSIKEWYRQARGFNKTAIPFLVGTKYDLFIDLPDEDQIEITNQAKKYARAMSASLIFSSTSHSINIQKLFKVILSKVFDIKATIPEIVNTGEPLLLYQSI, encoded by the coding sequence ATGCCAGACTCTCCGAGAAGAAACCAGCACAGAAGAAGCCATTCAGAGCAACAGAATGTACCACATAGTCAAAGGGAAACTAACTCAGTCGCCGTCAAAATTGGCCTGATTGGAGATGCCCAGATAGGGAAAACATCATTAATGGTAAAGTACGTAGAAGGCTGTTATGATGAAAATTACACACAGACACTAGGAGCTAATTTCATGGAGAGAATCATCAACATCAGAAATACCCAGATCACGCTCTCCATTTGGGATCTGGGTGGGGAGAAAGAGTTCATTAACATGCTGCCATTGGTGACAACTGACGCTGTGGTGATAATATTTATGTTTGACCTGACCAGAAAATCCACTCTAAACTCTATTAAGGAGTGGTATAGACAAGCAAGAGGTTTCAATAAAACAGCCATCCCGTTTTTGGTGGGCACCAAGTATGATCTATTCATAGATCTACCAGATGAGGATCAAATCGAGATTACCAATCAAGCAAAGAAATATGCCAGAGCTATGTCAGCTTCCCTTATTTTCTCATCCACAAGCCATTCTATAAACATACAAAAGCTATTCAAAGTCATACTGAGTAAAGTCTTTGACATAAAGGCAACCATACCAGAAATAGTAAACACAGGAGAACCACTATTATTATATCAGTCAATATGA
- a CDS encoding Largest subunit of the origin recognition complex has protein sequence MASTARQFKGWQYYFDVESQNQDTPRRRSRRNDTLNDSLTLKRNSDGLEIEIGTVIEVQNSKFRDFALIHDISFGTDVYLEVRAMWFLRATDLSSRLEGRQVEKNELFLTPVTDRIKLKDILRKVKVVSKLEYDAIEINDSNTNELFLCRYCCDHDGSNITDSFEWDQFHNLLKKNPEQFYHNVKNLTGSATIKSLTSQSNLLSSGRKARKYVELSSESEFEDEDESDDEKYNRKLNKTGTPRSKRVLYSTPTSERYYNIPSFPQVSSKKLNLEGMKDDEDEQAKPMAKLFSSAKKRLHTGAHLNTLPCRDEQFEQLYTSVEVAIENNTGMCIYVSGTPGTGKTVTIREVIKQLAEKHGSVFDYLEINGLKLLTPQAAYEVLFTKIFGQRSKSGQAVGLLEEYFNSSKKKKPLVVLMDELDQILTKNQSVLYNFFNWPSYSSSSLIVIAVANTMDLPERLLTNKISSRLGMIRLQFPGYNFSQLAEIIKHRLESIGKLNSDKLVINSGAIEFASRKVASVSGDARRALSICLRAVEIAEKEFVKKTEQEKAELGGIFTVQIAHIIKSVNESTSSTVTSYLNCSPFHLRLFLVGVLARIRRTGVSENTLGSIIDELQNMVKVNHFQKVRESLERENLQFTRVIFGGLKTRMQSFDFILQELIENGIILKNGNLGRSSLIKLNIEEDEITTVFKKDDTLKEVMY, from the coding sequence ATGGCTTCAACGGCCCGCCAATTCAAAGGATGGCAGTACTATTTTGATGTAGAATCACAGAATCAAGATACTCCTCGAAGGCGTAGCCGAAGGAATGATACTTTGAATGACAGTCTTACCCTTAAAAGAAACTCTGATGGTTTAGAGATCGAGATTGGAACAGTAATCGAAGTGcaaaattcaaaattcaGAGACTTTGCATTGATACATGATATTAGTTTTGGGACTGATGTTTACCTGGAAGTGAGGGCTATGTGGTTCTTGCGAGCTACAGATCTTAGCTCACGCTTAGAAGGCCGTCAAGtggaaaagaatgagcTGTTTCTTACCCCAGTTACTGATAGAATAAAACTAAAAGACATTCTACGAAAGGTAAAAGTAGTTTCCAAATTAGAGTACGATGCAATAGAGATTAATGATTCAAATACAAACGAACTGTTCTTGTGTCGATATTGTTGTGATCATGACGGTAGCAATATCACTGATAGCTTTGAATGGGATCAGTTCCATAAtctattgaagaaaaaccCCGAACAATTTTATCACAACGTGAAAAACCTTACAGGGTCTGCAACTATAAAGTCACTTACATCTCAATCGAATCTATTAAGCTCTGGTAGGAAAGCAAGAAAATATGTTGAGCTAAGTTCAGAAAGcgagtttgaagatgaggacgaGTCTGATGATGAGAAATATAACAGAAAACTAAACAAAACAGGCACCCCTAGGTCAAAAAGAGTGCTTTATAGTACACCCACCTCTGAGAGGTATTACAATATTCCGTCATTTCCCCAAgtatcttccaaaaagcTCAACTTAGAAGGAATGAAAGACGACGAAGACGAACAAGCTAAACCCATGGCAAAACTGTTCAGCAGtgcaaagaaaagattacATACTGGAGCTCACCTTAATACACTACCGTGTCGTGATGAGCAATTTGAACAGTTGTATACGAGCGTCGAAGTTGCAATTGAGAATAACACTGGTATGTGTATATACGTGAGTGGAACCCCAGGAACGGGTAAAACTGTCACTATTAGGGAGGTGATAAAACAGTTAGCTGAAAAACACGGGTCTGTATTTGATTATTTGGAAATCAACggtttgaagttgttgacACCTCAAGCGGCTTACGAAGTACTTTTTACAAAAATATTCGGTCAAAGATCCAAAAGTGGTCAGGCAGTTGGACTATTGGAAGAATACTTTAATTCCtctaaaaagaaaaagccCTTAGTGGTTCTCATGGACGAGTTGGATCAAATATTGACCAAGAATCAGTCTGTCCTTTacaacttcttcaattggCCAAGTTATTCTTCCTCCAGCTTAATAGTGATTGCAGTAGCCAATACCATGGATTTGCCAGAACGATTACTTACTAACAAAATTTCCAGTAGGTTGGGAATGATTCGTTTACAGTTTCCGGGCTATAATTTTTCTCAATTGGCTGAAATAATCAAGCACAGGTTGGAAAGCATAGGTAAACTTAACTCCGATAAACTGGTCATCAACAGCGGGGCTATTGAGTTTGCATCACGAAAGGTCGCAAGCGTTAGCGGTGATGCTAGAAGAGCACTTAGCATATGTCTAAGAGCTGTCGAAATTGCCGAAAAGGAGTTCGTAAAAAAGACAGAGCAAGAGAAGGCCGAATTAGGTGGAATCTTCACAGTTCAAATAGCACACATAATAAAGTCTGTGAATGAATCTACATCCTCCACTGTGACATCTTATCTGAACTGTTCACCTTTCCATTTAAGGCTATTTCTTGTGGGTGTTTTGGCGAGAATCAGAAGAACGGGAGTTTCAGAGAACACTCTCGGTAGCATCATCGACGAACTGCAAAACATGGTTAAGGTCAATCATTTTCAGAAAGTTAGAGAATCtttagaaagagaaaatctACAATTCACTCGGGTGATTTTTGGAGGATTGAAAACCCGGATGCAGAGTTTTGATtttattcttcaagaactaaTAGAAAACGGAATAATTCTAAAGAATGGGAATCTTGGAAGATCATCActgatcaagttgaacattgaggaagatgaaatcACCACCgtgttcaaaaaagatGACACTCTCAAGGAGGTTATGTACTAA
- a CDS encoding Non-essential putative integral membrane protein produces MSQYLSPTMKYRCKSILYTIERPFKNLTVRARVLQICRLSLSVLVMTLVLVQLIGPFLNPTKIYLARLECSHVDLSNGLFNTLRDSVSTNSEDLSGQLGPGLTASEIKLLSAYAMKQVEDAPQFILSNLLNWCFGTYNNHSLIDQHYHENRITSMQCTKKDFNYNFDYRGELSSVGLQIILSYAYKLETKITSPNDQYTPDKKYFSTIQKRQSLNKLATALLLLGICLQFVLLVSALVMYSHRGSARDDKSVNINFRSFLSSIAIGSFASLATAIIALLVMYSNISQDVENELSQFGLSVHLGPVFFKVGWVIVSASCLLAFLWAFPTWCGAPTRKAENPDTKANEKPAQLLFPSDEHSYRDSLGTSVDISLDERLQYQYPTVPVVTTTLPSYSKGFEDNDYSLIENRKNSRSLV; encoded by the coding sequence ATGTCTCAGTATCTGTCTCCCACAATGAAATACAGATGCAAGAGTATTCTATACACAATCGAAAGACCGTTCAAGAATCTCACTGTCCGAGCAAGAGTTCTCCAGATCTGTAGACTCAGTCTCTCTGTATTAGTTATGACTTTGGTGCTGGTACAACTGATTGGCCCGTTTTTAAACCCAACCAAAATCTACCTTGCTCGGCTGGAGTGTTCTCATGTGGATCTTTCAAATGGTCTATTTAATACTTTGAGAGACTCTGTGAGTACCAATTCAGAAGATCTCTCTGGACAATTAGGCCCCGGATTGACTGCTTCTGAGATCAAGCTGTTATCAGCCTACGCCATGAAACAAGTAGAAGACGCTCCTCAGTTCATACTGTCCAACCTATTAAACTGGTGCTTTGGTACGTATAATAATCATTCACTCATCGATCAGCATTATCATGAAAATAGAATCACTTCGATGCAGTGTACCAAAAAAGACTTCAATTACAACTTTGATTATAGAGGAGAGCTCTCTTCCGTCGGTCTTCAAATTATTTTGTCTTATGCCTATAAGTTAGAAACGAAGATAACGTCCCCTAATGATCAATATACTCCTGACAAGAAATATTTCTCCACCATTCAAAAAAGACAGTCTCTGAACAAGTTGGCGACTGCTTTGTTGTTATTGGGAATATGTCTACAGTTTGTTCTGCTGGTGTCTGCCCTAGTAATGTATTCGCACCGTGGATCTGCAAGGGATGACAAGAGTGTCAACATCAATTTTAGGAGTTTTCTGAGCAGTATAGCCATTGGCTCTTTTGCAAGTCTGGCAACTGCTATCATTGCACTGCTAGTCATGTATTCAAATATTTCTCAAGATGTGGAGAATGAATTGAGTCAGTTTGGCCTTTCAGTTCATTTGGGTCCTgtgtttttcaaagtggGATGGGTCATAGTTTCGGCTTCCTGTTTGTTGGCATTTTTGTGGgcttttccaacttggtGTGGAGCACCAACTCGTAAAGCTGAAAACCCTGATACAAAGGCGAATGAAAAGCCAGCACAGCTACTTTTTCCTAGTGATGAACATTCATACAGAGACTCCCTGGGTACATCAGTGGACATTTCCTTAGACGAGCGACTCCAATACCAATACCCCACAGTACCAGTAGTTACAACAACTTTGCCATCTTATTCAAAGggatttgaagacaacGATTACTCTCTCATTGAGAACAGAAAGAATAGTAGGAGCCTGGTGTAA
- a CDS encoding mRNA transport regulator, essential nuclear protein: protein MNSDPTSKIQDFLKHILATLDSTFIQNPSLFNNDINVFKARILPQLKAQAAIVLNGTPYGSRTQFQDIWFSVPTTQHSLLSYDAHLIPGSGSYLIQASLKIRFDETGVSKSGESCSLLPDVPVPRLPSASTRSQWSPWFGLSLTMVVDETINTSFDIECISSFNWRITYIPEKSVYEF from the coding sequence ATGAACTCAGATCCCACGTCCAAAATTCAGGACTTCCTGAAACACATCCTGGCCACGTTAGACTCAACGTTCATTCAAAATCCCAGtctcttcaacaatgaCATCAACGTTTTCAAAGCGAGGATCCTTCCCCAATTAAAAGCACAAGCGGCAATAGTCCTTAATGGCACACCGTATGGGTCTAGAACCCAATTTCAGGACATTTGGTTCAGCGTTCCTACAACTCAGCATTCACTTTTATCATACGACGCCCATCTGATACCGGGTTCTGGATCTTATCTCATTCAAGCTTCTCTAAAGATCagatttgatgaaactggTGTCAGTAAGAGTGGAGAGTCCTGTAGTCTCTTACCTGATGTGCCAGTCCCCAGATTACCATCAGCGTCCACCAGAAGTCAATGGAGCCCATGGTTTGGCTTGAGCTTAACCATGGTGGTTGATGAGACGATAAATACCAGCTTTGACATCGAATGCATcagttctttcaattggagGATTACCTATATTCCTGAAAAGTCAGTGTATGAATTCTAA
- a CDS encoding Cytosolic aspartate aminotransferase, involved in nitrogen metabolism, with protein MASGQRSISFNVSHHYQILDIVGEGAYGVVCSAIHLPSQQKVAIKKIVPFSKPMFCLRTLRELKLLKHFNHENIISILDIQVPYDFSSFHEVYLIQELMETDLHRVIRTQQLSDDHCQYFVYQTLRALKALHSANVLHRDLKPSNLLLNANCDLKVCDFGLARSVAKTEDNYGFMTEYVATRWYRAPEIMLTFQEYTAAIDVWSVGCILAEMLSGTPLFPGKDYHHQLSLIFDVLGTPGKEDLAAIKSPRPREYVGSMTPRPGVDFKTLFPGANPLGLDLLSRLLTFSPARRICVDDALRHPYLQLYHDPNDEPVAAPLEDDFFDFDRRKEELTMLDLKELLYEEIIKPLQ; from the coding sequence ATGGCGAGCGGTCAACGAAGTATTTCCTTTAATGTTAGCCATCATTATCAGATCCTAGACATTGTAGGCGAAGGAGCCTATGGAGTTGTGTGTTCGGCTATACATCTGCCTTCACAACAAAAGGTTGCcatcaaaaagattgtCCCGTTTTCGAAACCTATGTTCTGCTTACGCACTTTGAGAGAACTCAAGCTGCTGAAGCATTTCAACCACGAGAACATCATCAGTATCCTGGACATCCAAGTTCCATACGATTTTTCATCCTTCCATGAAGTTTACCTTATTCAAGAGCTTATGGAGACAGACTTGCATCGAGTGATTCGTACTCAACAACTAAGTGATGACCACTGTCAATACTTTGTTTACCAGACTTTGAGAGCATTGAAGGCTTTACATTCCGCCAATGTTTTGCATCGAGATCTGAAGCCTTCTAATCTACTTTTGAACGCTAATTGCGATCTGAAAGTTTGTGATTTTGGTTTAGCCCGCTCTGTGGCGAAAACAGAAGACAATTACGGTTTCATGACCGAATACGTGGCGACACGATGGTATCGTGCTCCAGAAATCATGTTGACTTTTCAAGAGTACACCGCTGCTATCGATGTTTGGTCAGTAGGATGCATCTTGGCTGAGATGTTGAGCGGCACTCCATTGTTTCCCGGGAAAGATTATCACCATCAACTCTCGTTGATCTTTGACGTGCTGGGCACGCCTggaaaagaagatcttgCTGCCATCAAGTCTCCTCGGCCGAGAGAGTATGTCGGATCAATGACACCACGACCAGGTGtagatttcaaaacattATTTCCTGGCGCTAATCCTTTAGGTTTGGACCTTTTAAGTCGACTATTGACGTTTTCCCCAGCTAGGCGAATCTGCGTTGATGATGCCCTCAGGCATCCCTATTTGCAGCTCTACCACGATCCTAACGACGAACCTGTTGCTGCTCCATTAGAAGACgacttttttgattttgaccGACGGAAGGAGGAACTAACCATGTTAGACCTGAAGGAGCTGTTGTACGAAGAAATCATAAAACCTTTACAGTAA